In the Leishmania panamensis strain MHOM/PA/94/PSC-1 chromosome 30 sequence genome, one interval contains:
- a CDS encoding hypothetical protein (TriTrypDB/GeneDB-style sysID: LpmP.30.0400), giving the protein MKRALGLVCTLVQAAASAAVIALASVSGTSASSVYGLPYSHQHPRSIGGDSNSNKDVGYQPSPPTPTSKSPLVDDVWPNVTLRFFIIFMSVCAGAGVAALITILCAYCREYKLLETSDDSDTESVCSCTNIQFSLSGHSDSSSDEVQTYATHRQQHIPPPATANEAMTPITRKEEEEFIDLPEVVIQTDTQSNESHELFVLPEATSSWSDDALTVTQSTDSRLSLACSRRGFYRKVRCHGTQGW; this is encoded by the coding sequence ATGAAGCGCGCGTTAGGTCTTGTGTGCACCCTGGTccaggcagcggcatcggctGCGGTGATAGCCCTTGCTTCTGTGAGCGGAACATCTGCTTCAAGCGTATACGGCTTGCCCTACTCACATCAGCATCCTCGCAGCATTGGTGGTGACAGTAATAGCAATAAGGATGTTGGCTATCAGCCGTCGCCCCCGACGCCCACTAGCAAGTCTCCGCTCGTTGATGACGTGTGGCCGAACGTAACACTGAGGTTCTTCATCATTTTCatgagtgtgtgcgctggCGCCGGTGTGGCAGCTCTCATTACCATTCTCTGTGCATACTGCCGTGAATACAAGCTGCTGGAGACGAGTGACGACAGCGACACAGAGAGCGTGTGCTCATGCACCAACATCcagttttccctctctgGTCATTCTGATTCCTCGTCTGACGAGGTGCAGACCTACGCGACACACCGTCAGCAACACATTCCGCCGCCAGCAACGGCAAACGAGGCCATGACTCCCATAAcgcgcaaggaggaggaagagttCATTGATCTGCCCGAGGTAGTGATACAGACGGACACACAGTCGAACGAGTCACACGAGTTGTTCGTGTTACCTGAAGCGACATCCAGCTGGAGTGACGACGCGCTCACGGTGACTCAGTCTACGGACTcccgtctttctctcgcctgtAGTCGGCGCGGGTTCTACAGAAAAGTAAGATGTCACGGGACTCAGGGGTGGTAG
- a CDS encoding phosphatase 2C, putative (TriTrypDB/GeneDB-style sysID: LpmP.30.0390): MGLMLPKPILSKVVDRAGSSFVNSACASQNGFRNSMEDAHMLVASDDADVAYFGIFDGHSNAECSAYVARELPQLLKKLPEPITAEMLEKICVEVDEAYMKAYVEGGSTGTFCIIRKDLTVTIANVGDSRILVCRDGKLIFATEDHKPYVQEEMERIVACGGSVVSNRVDGDLAVSRAFGDASFKVKGAKDYRKQKVIAVPDVSVVQCQPNDFIILACDGVFEGNFSNEDVCQFVWEQQQNCWDDLAVVACRVCDEAIRCGSKDNISCLVVQLAEGASKVKLFGTASFVPGPPFPRNQQPCRTAYAQMAELGHTTTAAALQTRYQLLQAFSKNKLNAQPPVMRTAFEMSDEVDVETELSFFGKGPAPGNEKNFFEALANTGGNS; this comes from the coding sequence ATGGGTCTTATGCTACCGAAGCCGATCCTTAGCAAGGTCGTGGATCGTGCTGGGAGCTCCTTCGTGaacagcgcctgcgcctcacAGAACGGCTTTCGCAACTCCATGGAGGATGCACATATGCTAGtcgccagcgacgacgccgatGTAGCGTACTTTGGCATATTTGATGGGCATAGTAACGCTGAGTGTAGCGCCTACGTGGCGAGAGAGCTGCCACAGTTGCTGAAGAAGCTGCCGGAGCCGATCACGGCAGAGATGCTAGAGAAGATATGCGTAGAGGTGGATGAAGCCTACATGAAGGCATACGTCGAGGGCGGCTCCACTGGTACCTTCTGCATCATCCGCAAGGACCTCACAGTAACTATTGCCAACGTCGGAGACTCCCGCATCCTCGTCTGCCGCGACGGAAAGCTGATTTTCGCCACTGAGGACCACAAACCATACGTtcaggaggagatggagcgtATTGTTGCCTGTGGCGGCAGTGTAGTCAGCAACCGCGTCGACGGCGACCTTGCCGTGTCGCGCGCCTTCGGTGATGCGTCCTTCAAGGTAAAGGGGGCGAAAGACTACCGAAAACAGAAGGTGATTGCCGTGCCGGATGTGTCGGTGGTGCAGTGCCAGCCGAACGACTTTATCATTCTCGCGTGCGACGGCGTCTTTGAGGGCAATTTCTCCAACGAGGACGTTTGCCAATTTGtgtgggagcagcagcaaaactGCTGGGACGACTTGGCGGTTGTGGCCTGCCGCGTTTGCGATGAGGCAATTCGCTGTGGCAGCAAAGACAACATCTCCTGCTTAGTGGTACAGCTGGCGGAGGGCGCGTCCAAGGTAAAGTTGTTTGGCACCGCGTCGTTCGTCCCTGGTCCCCCCTTTCCGCGCAATCAGCAGCCCTGCCGCACTGCCTACGCGCAGATGGCGGAGCTTGGCcacacgacgacggcggcagcgctgcagacgcgctaccagctgctgcaggccttCTCTAAGAACAAGTTGAATGCTCAGCCGCCTGTGATGCGAACCGCCTTCGAGATGAGCGACGAGGTGGACGTGGAGACGGAGTTGTCCTTCTTCGGCAAGGGCCCTGCACCGGGAAACGAGAAGAACTTCTTCGAGGCGCTCGCCAACACGGGAGGTAACTCGTAG
- a CDS encoding dolichyl pyrophosphate phosphatase, putative (TriTrypDB/GeneDB-style sysID: LpmP.30.0420) has translation MSWSETVRFVWAYTHLSAVELQQGEVLARTHQQGAAALATPAKTPVASSGPPHWKSWAMTEVLYRQHDLFSKLFGISSIGPVAMMVLLTGMTSAPCRERRIPAMNLILYLVLSVCLNVALKEVIRSPRPAHPAAGMNYTTMNGMPSDHAQFMAGFSVYLLRRWAHTQRRRTERRKAGHLQQRKSISASAALTRSSSSYALMGLLLFATLFIGAGRIYNGYHTVGQALVGWMVGIALALVCTTVRVQRSFTWVSEKVLVPVMLVCTFWTEAIC, from the coding sequence ATGTCGTGGTCAGAGACAGTGAGGTTTGTGTGGGCCTACACACATCTGTCGGCtgtggagctgcagcagggtgAAGTACTGGCACGCACCCACCAGCagggagctgcagctctaGCAACCCCAGCGAAAACGCCGGTTGCGTCATCAGGGCCCCCTCACTGGAAGTCGTGGGCGATGACGGAGGTTCTCTATCGTCAACACGACCTGTTCAGTAAGCTCTTCGGTATCTCCTCTATTGGTCCTGTGGCGATGATGGTGCTCTTGACTGGAATGACGAGTGCGCCGTGCCGCGAGCGTCGCATACCCGCCATGAACTTAATTCTTTACCTTGTCCTGAGCGTTTGCCTGAACGTGGCGCTCAAGGAGGTCATCCGCAGCCCACGCCCCGCTCACCCAGCAGCGGGAATGAACTACACCACGATGAATGGAATGCCGAGCGACCACGCGCAGTTCATGGCGGGCTTTTCCGTCTACCTTCTGCGCCGctgggcacacacgcaacgcCGTCGCACGGAACGGCGCAAGGCTGGccatctccagcagcggaAATCCATATCCgcatcggcggcgctgacaaGGTCCTCGTCATCGTATGCTCTGATGGGATTGCTACTGTTCGCGACACTTTTCATTGGCGCCGGCCGTATCTACAATGGCTACCACACTGTCGGACAAGCGCTTGTCGGGTGGATGGTGGGGATCGCACTGGCGTTGGTGTGTACCAccgtgcgcgtgcagcgcaGTTTCACGTGGGTCTCGGAGAAGGTCCTGGTGCCGGTCATGCTTGTTTGCACTTTCTGGACGGAGGCGATCTGTTGA
- a CDS encoding hypothetical protein (TriTrypDB/GeneDB-style sysID: LpmP.30.0410) encodes MISARDALLQLTSGPGLMDNMCNFIIRPPRSTYEMEDLGPDVFRIDGDSKQRFMRHDFELENMRGLRFQCSWFKPYPGRRMPCVVYCHANCGGRYDGLEALFVLRQGFSLFCFDFCGSGMSEGEYISLGFYERQDLVAVMEFLTLKSDEVDGVALWGRSMGAVAAIMYASKDRWVRCIVCDSPFASLRLLIDDLVERHGGRTARVVPNMLVRGIVERIRKRIMKRAAFDIDDLDAVKYAKSCNVPALLFHGADDDFVSPTHSEMIRDAFPIPCLQQFTPGGHNCERCSDIQELISAFLQLYLIEKPQGARRTPVQRGLELANVATDATTKAATSGPSVPTGPTSNQPVSVTSYGTKDADPAPMSSPPASMAAYSPTTSTSTST; translated from the coding sequence ATGATCAGCGCCAGGGACGCCCTTCTCCAGCTGACCTCAGGTCCGGGCCTGATGGACAACATGTGTAACTTTATCATTCGCCCGCCTCGCTCTACCTACGAGATGGAGGACCTCGGGCCTGACGTGTTCCGCATCGATGGTGACAGCAAGCAGCGCTTCATGCGCCACGACTTTGAACTGGAGAACATGCGAGGCTTGCGCTTCCAGTGCTCGTGGTTTAAGCCCTACCCTGGCCGTCGTATGCCGTGCGTGGTGTACTGTCACGCGAATTGTGGCGGTCGCTACGACGGCCTCGAGGCCCTCTTTGTGCTGCGGCAAGGTTTCAGCCTCTTCTGCTTCGACTTCTGCGGGAGCGGCATGTCGGAGGGCGAGTACATCTCCCTCGGGTTCTACGAGCGCCAGGACCTTGTCGCCGTCATGGAGTTTCTCACGCTCAAGAGTGACGAGGTGGACGGTGTGGCGCTATGGGGCCGCAGCATGGGCGCCGTGGCCGCCATCATGTACGCCTCGAAGGATCGATGGGTTCGGTGCATTGTGTGCGACTCCCCCTtcgcctctctgcgtctgcTCATCGACGACTTGGTGGAGCGGCATGGCGGGCGAACTGCCCGGGTGGTGCCGAATATGTTGGTGCGGGGCATCGTGGAGCGCATCCGCAAGCGCATCATGAAGCGCGCCGCCTTTGACATTGACGACTTGGACGCGGTCAAATACGCCAAGTCGTGCAacgtgccagcgctgctgttccacggcgctgacgacgacTTTGTGTCCCCGACGCACTCTGAGATGATCCGCGACGCCTTCCCCATTCCGTGCCTGCAACAGTTCACACCAGGCGGGCACAACtgcgagcgctgcagcgacatcCAAGAGCTCATTAGCGCCTTTCTGCAGCTCTACCTGATCGAGAAACCACAGGGGGCACGGAGGACGCCCGTACAGCGGGGGCTCGAGCTGGCAAATGTTGCCACAGACGCAACCACAAAGGCGGCCACCTCAGGGCCCAGTGTGCCGACTGGGCCAACTTCAAACCAGCCAGTATCCGTGACAAGCTACGGTACGAAAGACGCTGACCCGGCGCCGATGTCTTCCCCCCCTGCGTCTATGGCGGCATATTCCCCCACCACCTCTACATCCACATCCACATAG
- a CDS encoding hypothetical protein (TriTrypDB/GeneDB-style sysID: LpmP.30.0430) has protein sequence MDRGYPRRREGGAGFGVSGLSGGGDFSAGFGGSPANGPGGPRRRFRSDFDPEEYAPRRKLHGQRPVDFYSPAIQHVLTRLVPRSTPYSYHVAPHEYHTKDLVTASVTNYNASTALCTQWVNTSYHPDSKGGRIRTPLYALQWSASGRRLLCSTGRGEFLLFNGQSFGVEVKTVAHEDNRPCRAIAWGRRHDLILSGDDAGRLKMWMSNFVFMSEVDTSHRAVREISWAPLELKFCTAGQDGSAKVWDTNRVGAHTATTEANEGNQAVLEEVKLEGHGGDVTTAHWHPYRALIATGSQDTQCRLWDPRTASRGSIAALHGHSQALTCVRWHPDGRTLLSASKDGTIKLWDIRKTQPEVKRFTGHLDAVDKVDWHPTVSDLFASTGEDGSVMYWMVAEGDGTVTHGVEEVIHEAAIIEAAHDKFRDKPNPVHCVAWSPLGNILVSSGHEVKYWTRNKPGALEEKERGVESDILDEQSHAMA, from the coding sequence ATGGATCGCGGCTACCCACGCCGACGCGAAGGAGGCGCCGGCTTCGGCGTAAGCGGGCtaagcggtggtggcgacttCAGTGCTGGCTTTGGCGGTTCTCCGGCCAATGGACCGGGCGGCCCACGGCGGCGCTTTCGTAGCGATTTTGATCCGGAGGAATACGCGCCACGCCGAAAACTCCACGGCCAGCGTCCGGTGGACTTCTACTCGCCAGCCATCCAGCACGTCCTCACCCGCTTGGTGCCACGCAGCACACCGTACAGTTACCACGTCGCGCCGCATGAATATCACACCAAAGACCTTGTCACAGCGAGTGTAACCAACTACAACGCTAGTACAGCGCTGTGCACGCAGTGGGTGAACACCTCGTACCACCCAGATAGCAAGGGCGGCCGCATCCGCACCCCACTCTACGCCTTGCAGTGGTCGGCGAGTGGGCGCCGTCTGCTCTGCTCCACCGGTCGCGGTGAGTTTCTGCTGTTCAATGGGCAGTCCTTTGGTGTGGAGGTGAAGACTGTGGCTCACGAGGACAACCGGCCGTGCCGCGCCATTGCGTGGGGCCGTCGCCATGACCTCATCCtcagcggcgatgacgccGGCAGGCTCAAGATGTGGATGTCTAACTTCGTGTTCATGTCAGAGGTTGACACAAGCCACCGCGCCGTGCGCGAGATCTCGTGGGCGCCTCTGGAGCTGAAGTTTTGCACCGCTGGCCAGGATGGGTCGGCGAAGGTGTGGGACACGAACAGGGTTGGCGCACACACTGCCACTACTGAGGCGAACGAAGGTAATCAGGctgtgctggaggaggtgaaacTTGAGGGCCACGGCGGTGATGTGACGACGGCACACTGGCACCCCTATCGAGCCCTCATCGCCACCGGCAGCCAAGACACACAGTGTCGACTGTGGGATCCCCGCACAGCCTCTCGCGGCAGCATTGCAGCCTTGCACGGCCACAGCCAGGCGCTGACATGTGTTCGGTGGCACCCAGATGGACGGACGTTGCTGAGCGCGTCGAAGGACGGGACGATTAAGCTGTGGGATATCCGCAAGACACAACCGGAAGTAAAGCGCTTCACCGGGCACCTGGACGCTGTGGACAAGGTTGACTGGCACCCGACGGTGTCGGACCTGTTTGCGAGCACAGGGGAAGATGGAAGCGTGATGTACTGGATGGTAGCTGAGGGTGACGGCACCGTGACCCAtggcgtggaggaggtcatTCACGAAGCAGCGATCATCGAGGCGGCGCATGACAAGTTCCGCGACAAGCCGAATCCAGTGCACTGTGTCGCCTGGTCTCCTCTAGGCAACATCCTCGTGTCTAGCGGCCACGAGGTCAAGTACTGGACGCGCAACAAGCCAGGCgcactggaggagaaggagcgcggTGTGGAGAGCGACATTCTGGACGAGCAAAGTCACGCAATGGCGTGA